One part of the Aricia agestis chromosome Z, ilAriAges1.1, whole genome shotgun sequence genome encodes these proteins:
- the LOC121739505 gene encoding transcription initiation factor TFIID subunit 7-like, translated as MNRDKREPEYPSELESQFILRLPEEPAKVLREALRTSENLKSRLNIQIDNDMRKGEVKFDHWLMHAKIVDLPTIIESLKTIDSKSFYKTADICQMMVCKEEPDQTPAEEELPVKNKKKDPYKVDKKFLWPHGITPPTKNVRKRRFRKTLKKKYVEAPEIEKEVKRLLRADNEAMKVTWEIINEEDEPQFKQDAKTPSRKDKKSKVAGKRGSAHSKTKPVKSNVVDIFGGAVSDSDNEEPNINVEVEDSRLSSYDSRLPHSSSMLSTGESSSRRDEYPIKFQPQMFGESSRKQAPTCTVTSATRTNLSSEEDEQSRDSSKDNMSLRIEQVRQQLEELKQRRQRTQAEIAGMENLALKQRFKDILHTLNQDIMYKEMEYQGLITLQNSEDI; from the coding sequence ATGAACCGCGACAAACGAGAGCCTGAATACCCATCGGAATTGGAGTCACAGTTTATTCTGCGTCTGCCAGAAGAACCCGCCAAAGTCTTAAGAGAAGCCCTTCGAACAAGTGAAAACCTGAAAAGCAGATTAAATATACAAATCGATAACGACATGAGAAAAGGGGAAGTAAAATTCGATCATTGGTTGATGCAcgccaaaattgtcgatttgcCGACCATAATTGAATCTCTCAAAACAATCGACTCCAAAAGTTTCTACAAAACTGCTGATATCTGTCAAATGATGGTATGCAAAGAAGAGCCTGACCAAACACCTGCTGAAGAAGAATTaccagtaaaaaataaaaagaaagatCCCTATAAAGTCGACAAAAAGTTTCTATGGCCTCATGGCATAACTCCACCCACAAAAAACGTGCGCAAAAGAAGATTTAGAAAGAccttaaagaaaaaatatgttgAAGCACCAGAAATCGAAAAGGAAGTGAAGAGGCTGCTTAGAGCCGATAATGAAGCCATGAAAGTTACATGGGAAATTATCAATGAGGAAGACGAACCCCAATTTAAACAGGATGCTAAGACACCATCTCGTAAGgataaaaaatcaaaagttgCCGGCAAAAGAGGATCAGCTCATTCTAAAACAAAACCGGTCAAATCAAATGTGGTTGACATATTTGGTGGAGCAGTTAGCGACAGCGACAATGAGGAGCCTAACATAAATGTTGAGGTGGAAGATAGCAGACTGTCTTCTTACGATAGTAGGCTCCCCCATAGTAGCTCCATGCTTAGCACAGGTGAGTCCTCGTCTAGGAGGGATGAATACCCCATTAAATTTCAGCCGCAAATGTTCGGTGAGTCTAGTAGGAAGCAAGCCCCGACTTGTACAGTTACATCTGCTACTAGAACGAACCTTTCATCAGAAGAGGATGAGCAATCTCGAGATTCCTCCAAGGACAATATGTCGCTAAGAATAGAACAAGTCCGACAGCAATTGGAAGAGCTCAAACAACGAAGGCAAAGAACGCAAGCCGAGATAGCAGGAATGGAAAATCTGGCTTTGAAGCAAAGGTTTAAAGATATTTTGCATACTCTAAACCAAGATATCATGTACAAGGAGATGGAATATCAGGGATTGATAACTTTACAAAACTCTGAAGACATTTGA